Proteins co-encoded in one Quercus robur chromosome 8, dhQueRobu3.1, whole genome shotgun sequence genomic window:
- the LOC126697076 gene encoding growth-regulating factor 9: MEALLPHQSGGGGPQKLFGKASTVKVEDVKEIAQEEAQQPWIKLGLGIGASCSSSCDEAKNPVTIAIGSSSSCSCEDTQRHEKPVLLTPTQLHELQQQALIYKHLAAALPVPLHLVIPVWQSVASCFGPAIYDRYPSFIGYFSPKGFDYRTMMDPEPGRCRRTDGKKWRCGKNVVPDQKYCERHMHRGRQRSRKPVEAFKIASPSESTPSNKLTDKLAELKTKHANSPAVGLQLMTPSCTNSANSHSTSTTTNTNSPSSNIGSKKNEICDAVTTRTPISATTIPATVTASITTTPATAPTLTANSNNKIDHNTDRKDMSGNYSCYNATMKSSRKRVNNINIGMSTGLDFSPKSVLQVQGCSGSCFGDRNGNELEPGRCRRTDGKKWRCSRDVVPDQKYCEQHMHRGAKKRVAASQTISVPPVSTAASHRAPPYCSTNMPNKAACAIPNTNLSISIQASPQLIHNDEKSTSSSSDTTITDTSIAANEYGYVSS, from the exons ATGGAGGCTCTACTACCTCATCAAA gtggtggaggtggacccCAGAAGTTGTTTGGAAAGGCATCGACGGTGAAGGTTGAAGATGTAAAGGAAATTGCACAAGAAGAAGCACAACAACCGTGGATCAAGCTTGGTCTTGGGATTGGTGCTAGTTGTAGTAGCTCTTGTGATGAAGCAAAAAACCCCGTGACTATTGCTATTGGTAGTAGTAGTAGCTGCTCTTGTGAAGATACACAAAGACACGAAAAGCCTGTGTTATTGACACCAACTCAGCTGCATGAGCTTCAACAACAGGCTCTCATCTACAAGCACTTGGCAGCTGCTCTCCCTGTTCCTCTTCACCTCGTCATTCCCGTTTGGCAGAGCGTGGCTAGCTGTTTTGGTCCCGCTATTTATGACCGATATCCTAGCT TTATAGGTTATTTTAGCCCCAAGGGATTTGACTATAGGACCATGATGGATCCTGAACCAGGAAGGTGTCGAAGAACTGATGGGAAGAAATGGAGGTGTGGTAAAAATGTGGTTCCAGATCAGAAATACTGTGAGCGGCACATGCACAGAGGCCGTCAGCGTTCAAGAAAGCCTGTGGAAGCTTTTAAAATTGCGTCTCCTTCAGAGTCAACACCATCCAACAAGTTGACGGACAAATTAGCAGAGTTGAAAACCAAGCATGCTAATTCACCTGCTGTAGGTCTTCAACTCATGACTCCATCTTGTACTAACAGTGCCAACAGCCATAGTACCTCCACCACCACTAACACCAACTCCCCCAGTAGCAATATTGGAagcaagaaaaatgaaatttgtgatgCTGTTACCACCAGAACCCCGATCTCTGCGACTACCATACCTGCCACTGTTACCGCAAGCATCACAACTACCCCTGCTACTGCACCCACTCTCACTGCTAAttccaacaacaaaattgaCCACAATACTGACAGGAAAGATATGAGTGGCAACTATTCCTGTTACAATGCCACCATGAAAAGCAGCAGAAAAAGGGTTAACAACATAAATATTGGCATGTCAACAGGATTGGACTTCTCACCGAAGAGTGTTCTTCAAG TTCAAGGTTGCAGTGGTTCATGCTTTGGAGACCGAAATGGGAATGAACTTGAACCAGGGAGGTGTAGAAGAACAGATGGAAAGAAGTGGCGGTGCAGCAGGGATGTGGTTCCTGATCAGAAGTATTGTGAGCAGCACATGCACAGAGGTGCCAAAAAGCGTGTGGCAGCCTCCCAAACAATATCTGTTCCCCCTGTTTCCACTGCTGCAAGTCATAGAGCTCCACCATATTGTTCTACAAATATGCCCAACAAAGCAGCTTGTGCAATCCCAAACACAAATCTCTCCATTTCAATCCAAGCAAGTCCTCAATTAATACACAATGATGAAAAGAGTACCAGCAGTAGCAGTGACACCACAATTACGGACACCAGCATCGCTGCCAATGAATATGGTTATGTTTCTTCGTAA